Proteins from a single region of Deltaproteobacteria bacterium CG2_30_66_27:
- a CDS encoding ATP synthase F1 subunit gamma encodes MANLRAIRKRISSVKSTQQITRAMKMVSAAKLRRAQDGINAARPYARKMREVVTAVAGRAGSDAHPLLTAREVKKLALLVVTSDRGLCGSFNSGLTRAVYRFLNEHRGGYEEITLFVVGRKGRDFFRRREIPIRKEYIGVLGSLSRRHAETVANDLVAGFLAGEFDEVQIAFNEFRSAISQIVRFEKMFPIALESSGEAGGDDIDYLYEPSRGEILATLLPKYVQTEILRVLLESVAGEHGARMTAMDSATNNSVDMISRLTLQMNRARQATITTELTEIVSGAEALKG; translated from the coding sequence ATGGCGAACCTTCGCGCGATCCGGAAGCGGATCAGCAGCGTAAAAAGCACCCAGCAGATCACCCGGGCGATGAAGATGGTCTCCGCCGCGAAGCTGCGGCGCGCCCAGGACGGCATCAACGCCGCGCGGCCCTACGCCCGCAAGATGCGCGAGGTGGTCACGGCGGTCGCCGGCCGGGCAGGGTCCGACGCGCACCCCCTGCTGACGGCGCGGGAGGTTAAAAAGCTCGCCCTGCTGGTGGTCACCTCCGACCGCGGCCTCTGCGGATCCTTCAACTCGGGGCTCACCCGCGCCGTGTACCGGTTCCTCAACGAGCACCGCGGCGGGTACGAGGAGATCACCCTGTTCGTCGTCGGGCGCAAGGGACGCGACTTCTTCCGGCGCCGCGAGATCCCGATCCGCAAGGAGTACATCGGGGTCCTCGGGTCCCTTTCCCGGCGCCACGCGGAGACGGTCGCGAACGACCTGGTCGCGGGGTTCCTCGCCGGAGAGTTCGACGAGGTACAAATCGCCTTCAACGAATTCCGGTCGGCCATCTCCCAGATCGTCCGGTTCGAGAAGATGTTCCCCATCGCGCTGGAGTCGTCCGGGGAGGCCGGCGGGGACGACATCGACTACCTGTACGAGCCTTCCCGGGGCGAGATCCTGGCGACGCTGCTCCCGAAGTACGTGCAGACGGAGATCCTCCGCGTCCTCCTCGAATCGGTGGCGGGGGAGCACGGCGCCCGGATGACGGCGATGGACTCGGCGACGAACAACTCCGTCGACATGATTTCACGGCTCACGCTGCAGATGAACCGCGCACGGCAGGCGACGATCACCACCGAACTCACCGAGATCGTCAGCGGCGCCGAGGCGCTCAAGGGATAA